One segment of Engraulis encrasicolus isolate BLACKSEA-1 chromosome 7, IST_EnEncr_1.0, whole genome shotgun sequence DNA contains the following:
- the LOC134453358 gene encoding trace amine-associated receptor 13c-like codes for MDQLPPSQYCYPWNNASCIKTVRPAYEYSLMLFVFSVISSITVVVNLLVVIAIAHFKQLHTPTNLLILSLAVADLLIGAIVIPVEAVKLTETCWYFGQHFCFIFQCVVYTLLSSALGHFVVIAVDRYVAVHDPLLYTQRITVKRTLTSLAVIWSCSVLYNLLLLYCNNSLNVSGGSGVCHGQCLLFVSFEWALFDIFISFIAPCAIMITLYLRIFQVATYQAHAIHSISASMGHTGDAKLPVKSAEGKAAKTLGIVMAVYLLCWIPYYLSLLTADGTLSSETIMTLLSWILYTNSCVNPIIYALFYSWFKMALKYILTLKIMDSSSSFFKL; via the coding sequence CACTAATGCTGTTCGTGTTCTCAGTGATCTCCTCGATCACTGTGGTAGTGAACCTGCTGGTAGTCATTGCCATCGCACACTTTAAGCAGCTTCACACACCCACGAACCTTCTCATCCTCTCGCTGGCCGTGGCTGACCTCCTAATCGGAGCCATTGTCATTCCGGTAGAGGCGGTGAAACTAACCGAGACATGTTGGTACTTTGGGCAACACTTTTGTTTTATCTTCCAGTGTGTCGTGTACACGCTGCTGTCCTCCGCTCTTGGCCATTTCGTTGTGATTGCCGTGGACAGATATGTGGCAGTGCATGACCCCCTCCTGTACACTCAGAGGATAACGGTGAAGAGGACGCTCACATCTCTTGCCGTTATTTGGTCGTGCTCTGTGCTATATAACCTCCTGCTGCTTTATTGTAACAACAGCCTTAATGTATCGGGAGGTAGCGGGGTTTGCCATGGACAATGTTTGCTGTTTGTTAGCTTTGAGTGGGCATTGTTTGATATCTTCATCTCTTTCATCGCTCCGTGTGCCATCATGATCACTTTGTACCTGAGAATCTTTCAAGTGGCAACCTACCAGGCCCATGCCATTCATTCGATTTCGGCTAGCATGGGTCACACAGGCGATGCTAAATTGCCTGTAAAATCAGCAGAGGGCAAAGCAGCAAAAACACTGGGGATTGTCATGGCGGTCTATTTGCTCTGTTGGATACCGTATTATCTCTCTCTGCTCACTGCAGATGGTACCTTGTCCTCAGAAACCATTATGACTCTTCTCTCGTGGATTCTGTACACTAACTCGTGTGTGAACCCTATCATTTATGCATTGTTTTACTCATGGTTTAAAATGGCACTTAAATACATCTTGACTCTGAAAATAATGGATTCTTCCTCATCCTTTTTTAAGTTATAG
- the LOC134453359 gene encoding trace amine-associated receptor 13c-like — MEFIESKDNYAVSYCFPTHNFSCVKVVRSKPEYMLMYIFFSLLSFFTVSMNLLVIISICHFKQLHTPTNLLILSLSVSDFMVGLIVIPIESIRLIESCWYFGKTFCSIFQATVFTVIFVSLYNLVLIAVDRYYAVCEPLLYCSRMTMTKTMMLIILMWSYSIVYNLTLLYCNANLYRTPQEDHICHGDCTMLVSFTWGVIDLMVSFIGPCSVILGMYVHILKVARRQEKAINRAAGRFKDSKVVDTESSQTKTSERKGTKTLAIVLFVFMTCWITHYACVLSEELISNPSLVIAFLVWILYINSFLNPIIYAFRYTWFRVSIRHILSLRVFDSSSAYINITAQK; from the coding sequence ATGGAGTTTATCGAATCAAAGGACAATTACGCAGTTTCATATTGTTTCCCAACTCACAATTTCTCCTGTGTGAAGGTTGTTAGATCAAAACCAGAGTACATGttgatgtatatatttttttctttattgtcATTTTTTACTGTGTCGATGAATCTGCTGGTGATCATATCCATTTGTCATTTCAAACAGCTTCACACTCCTACTAACCTGCTtattctgtctttgtctgtgtctgatttCATGGTTGGACTGATTGTTATCCCTATCGAAAGCATTAGGCTCATAGAGTCATGCTGGTATTTTGGGAAGACATTTTGTTCTATTTTCCAGGCCACTGTATTTACCGttatctttgtctctctgtacAATCTGGTGTTGATCGCTGTTGATCGGTACTACGCTGTGTGTGAGCCTTTGCTCTACTGCTCCAGAATGACCATGACCAAAACCATGATGTTAATCATCCTCATGTGGTCGTACTCCATCGTATACAACCTGACTCTTCTTTACTGCAATGCAAACTTGTACCGCACCCCCCAGGAAGACCACATTTGTCACGGGGACTGCACGATGCTTGTCAGCTTCACCTGGGGTGTCATTGACCTCATGGTGTCATTCATCGGGCCGTGCTCTGTTATCCTCGGCATGTACGTGCACATTTTAAAAGTGGCTCGGAGGCAGGAGAAGGCCATTAACAGGGCTGCGGGTCGGTTCAAAGACTCCAAAGTCGTGGACACGGAGTCGTCACAGACCAAGACGTCCGAGAGGAAGGGCACCAAAACACTGGCGATTGTCCTTTTTGTGTTCATGACCTGTTGGATCACCCACTACGCCTGTGTGCTCTCGGAAGAGCTCATATCAAACCCCTCGCTTGTCATCGCCTTCCTCGTCTGGATCCTCTACATCAACTCTTTCCTGAACCCCATCATCTACGCTTTTCGCTACACATGGTTCAGGGTTTCTATTAGGCACATACTCTCGCTCAGGGTTTTTGATTCTTCATCAGCTTACATTAATATCACTGCACAAAAGTGA